In a genomic window of Punica granatum isolate Tunisia-2019 chromosome 6, ASM765513v2, whole genome shotgun sequence:
- the LOC116211222 gene encoding F-box protein At1g22220-like — MFSFIRDRLLTIQLNFFCGTCFYISTYQWHRQTPFLPFKDPPLPFHYPSSSAMEAHQDHRRSTFHGWSRTEENCLDALPDSVLFLIFGKVRDLRSLILCSLVSKRFGLLIPQTDSIRIHLDYFEKLGRHTKRGYGNLLRNLFRGHCIKLIGTRPQTSIPGGDRPSPYSALHLLQSRFQKVRYLHIELKNSGNKLDGEESSSRLMKWRAVFGSHLETCVILLASSLYRTDEGDRARAKFSAKPELSHSDLRWIVELAKCCVVNASFRLVYYVPRDKHGTLQRVVVSDDSRRGRLCMGRDEMSSFRTSCSGADGDSTEKMRLRRLESVAGPLLLSVWYMPVLDLPQSGYEMSRAIVVVVRRGGNGPIAMEREVRSLLGAFDDEEKGKIYDEAVMAIGKCKRKKIYTSRVRSFAEK; from the coding sequence ATGTTCTCTTTCATACGGGATAGGCTGCTTAccattcaattaaattttttttgtggtaCGTGCTTTTATATATCAACCTACCAATGGCACCGGCAGACGCCATTTCTGCCATTCAAAGATCCCCCTCTTCCATTCCACTACCCTTCCTCTTCAGCAATGGAGGCACACCAAGATCATAGGAGGAGCACGTTTCATGGTTGGAGCCGGACCGAAGAGAATTGCTTGGACGCGCTGCCCGATTCTGTCCTCTTCCTGATCTTCGGCAAAGTTCGGGATCTCAGGTCCTTGATCCTTTGCTCTCTCGTCTCCAAGCGGTTTGGCCTCCTCATCCCGCAGACGGACTCCATCCGCATCCATCTCGACTACTTTGAAAAATTAGGGCGACACACGAAACGCGGTTATGGCAACCTTCTCAGGAACCTCTTCCGAGGTCATTGCATCAAACTGATCGGGACGAGACCTCAGACTTCAATCCCTGGTGGTGACCGTCCCTCTCCTTATAGCGCCCTGCATCTGCTGCAGAGCAGGTTTCAGAAGGTTCGGTACCTGCACATAGAGCTTAAGAATTCCGGCAATAAGCTCGACGGGGAAGAGAGCAGCTCCAGGTTGATGAAGTGGAGGGCTGTGTTCGGGTCTCATCTCGAGACCTGTGTCATCCTCTTGGCCTCCTCGCTTTATAGAACAGACGAAGGCGATAGGGCCCGGGCCAAATTTAGTGCCAAACCGGAACTGAGCCACTCCGACCTGAGATGGATCGTCGAGTTAGCTAAGTGTTGTGTTGTCAATGCATCGTTCAGGCTTGTCTACTATGTCCCTCGGGATAAACACGGAACTCTTCAGAGAGTTGTCGTCTCTGATGACAGCAGAAGGGGAAGGCTGTGTATGGGAAGAGACGAGATGTCGAGCTTTAGGACGTCTTGTTCGGGTGCCGATGGTGATTCTACAGAGAAAATGAGGCTGAGGAGGCTGGAGAGCGTGGCAGGGCCACTGCTGTTGAGCGTGTGGTACATGCCGGTGTTGGATCTGCCACAATCAGGCTACGAGATGAGCAGGGCAATCGTGGTGGTGGTCCGGAGGGGAGGTAACGGACCCATCGCGATGGAGAGGGAGGTAAGATCACTATTGGGCGCATTCGATGACGAAGAGAAGGGGAAGATTTACGACGAAGCAGTCATGGCGATTGGTAAGTGCAAGCGGAAGAAGATATACACATCAAGAGTTCGCAGCTTCGCGGAGAAATAG
- the LOC116211221 gene encoding cytochrome P450 94A1-like, protein MAAASSLFTSPLSFLFFFFFPIVLLFFFFHSSSDHRPSRAKSPPCPQSYPVIGNLIGFLRNRHRFHDWVAEMLSETPNSTLRVKTFLNLSHGICTVDPANLQHLLAVNFPNYIKGSRYHDVLRELLGDGIFAVDGHLWAAQRKVASYEFSTRSLKHFIADTVNFEITHRLIPFLSEACDENRVIDLQQVLQKFTFDNICNVAFGVDPHSLNMRSSSASNLPNASAFVSAFEDAIGIVSSRFMSPLPLIWKVKRSLNIGSERRFKDDIDVIDQFALSIIRSKEEAMEMNPEKGNEAASNQDLLSRFMSSSSHLEFDNPEQRRKFLRDIVISFMLAGKDSTSTALTWFFWLVAGHHRSESRILAELSSPEKKKTGGIFTYDELKKLHYVHAAVSESMRLFPPVPIDSRLTVDEDVLPDGTYVGKGWFADYSAYAMGRNRKVWGDDCREFKPERWLDDAGAYRPQDQFRYPVFHSGPRMCLGKEMAYVQMKSIVAAVMGEFEVLPIDGGGTAEKMMNPLYTWSLLLKMRGGLPVRLKRRSLI, encoded by the exons ATGGCGGCCGCCTCCTCCTTGTTCACCTCACCCCtttccttcctcttcttcttcttcttcccaatcgtcctcctcttcttcttcttccactcTTCTTCTGATCATCGTCCGTCTCGGGCCAAATCCCCTCCATGTCCCCAGTCTTATCCCGTCATCGGGAATCTCATCGGGTTCCTCCGGAACCGCCACCGCTTCCACGACTGGGTCGCCGAGATGCTCTCCGAAACCCCCAACTCGACTCTCCGAGTCAAGACCTTCCTCAACCTCTCCCACGGCATCTGCACCGTCGACCCGGCCAATCTCCAGCACCTCCTCGCCGTCAACTTCCCCAACTACATCAAAGGCTCCCG CTACCACGACGTCCTCCGCGAGCTCCTCGGTGACGGAATCTTCGCTGTTGACGGCCACCTGTGGGCGGCGCAGCGCAAGGTCGCCAGCTACGAGTTCAGCACCAGGTCGCTCAAGCACTTCATCGCCGATACCGTCAACTTCGAGATCACTCATCGCCTCATCCCTTTCCTCTCCGAAGCCTGCGACGAGAACAGAGTCATTGACCTTCAGCAAGTGTTGCAGAAGTTCACCTTCGATAACATCTGCAATGTCGCTTTCGGTGTCGATCCTCATTCCTTGAACATGCGCTCGAGCTCAGCCTCGAACTTGCCTAACGCGTCGGCTTTTGTCAGCGCTTTCGAAGATGCGATCGGGATTGTTTCATCGAGATTCATGTCGCCGTTGCCTCTGATCTGGAAAGTTAAGAGGTCTCTCAACATCGGATCCGAGAGGCGGTTCAAGGATGACATTGACGTGATCGACCAGTTTGCGCTGAGCATAATAAGATCAAAAGAGGAGGCAATGGAAATGAATCCGGAGAAAGGTAACGAAGCTGCAAGCAATCAGGATCTGTTGTCGAGGTTCATGTCTTCAAGCTCGCATTTGGAGTTCGATAATCCGGAGCAGAGGAGGAAGTTCCTGAGGGACATTGTCATAAGCTTCATGCTGGCCGGAAAGGACTCGACCTCGACGGCTCTCACGTGGTTCTTCTGGCTGGTGGCTGGCCATCATCGGAGCGAGAGCAGAATCCTCGCCGAGCTCTCGTCGccagagaagaagaagaccggGGGAATCTTCACCTATGATGAGCTGAAGAAGCTCCATTATGTGCACGCGGCGGTATCGGAGTCCATGAGGCTGTTCCCTCCCGTGCCGATCGATTCCAGACTAACTGTGGACGAAGATGTCCTGCCTGATGGGACTTACGTCGGCAAGGGGTGGTTCGCAGACTACTCCGCCTATGCGATGGGGCGGAACAGGAAGGTCTGGGGAGATGACTGTAGGGAGTTCAAGCCGGAGAGGTGGTTGGACGATGCGGGAGCGTATCGACCACAGGATCAGTTCCGGTATCCGGTGTTTCACTCCGGGCCCAGGATGTGCTTAGGGAAAGAGATGGCTTACGTCCAGATGAAGTCGATCGTGGCTGCTGTGATGGGAGAGTTCGAAGTCCTGCCCATCGATGGAGGCGGGACCGCAGAAAAGATGATGAATCCGCTCTACACGTGGTCGTTGCTTCTCAAGATGAGAGGCGGGTTGCCCGTTCGACTAAAGCGGCGATCATTGATATAA
- the LOC116211962 gene encoding protein PATRONUS 2 → MAGRVALGQRILQDENMNVKAKKTAVGVGGQSRSLKTAPKNGGVRLGSRRALNDITNKSSSSSNELLPKKKDARKEESIVAEQREFNAAEERFLHDHSKCIKAQRAALNAFNLDLVLPGFDSESKMDHSNSEQAKAQVDIDSPRCYPEPVELPMSEFSYWNYDPTQWDSPPCSPIHSVSPFIWQFDEEVEFVLKQENDV, encoded by the exons ATGGCAGGTCGTGTTGCGCTGGGACAGAGGATCCTTCAGGATGAAAATATGAACGTTAAGGCCAAAA AGACTGCGGTCGGAGTTGGTGGGCAGTCGAGGAGTTTGAAGACAGCTCCCAAGAATGGCGGAGTCAGGTTAGGGAGTCGCAGAGCTCTCAACGACATCACGAACAAATCATCCTCCTCCAGCAATGAACTCCTGCCGAAGAAAAAAGATGCACGGAAGGAAGAATCTATTGTGGCTGAGCAAAGGGAATTTAATGCAGCTGAGGAGAGGTTCTTGCACGATCACAGTAAGTGCATCAAGGCGCAACGAGCTGCTTTGAATGCTTTCAACTTGGATCTCGTTCTCCCCGGTTTTG ATTCTGAGTCTAAAATGGATCATTCAAATTCTGAACAGGCTAAAGCACAG GTTGATATTGATAGCCCCCGCTGCTACCCAGAACCGGTCGAGTTGCCCATGTCCGAGTTCTCCTATTGGAACTATGATCCAACCCAATGGGATTCTCCTCCATGTTCGCCAATTCATTCTGTATCTCCATTTATCTGGCAGTTTGATGAAGAAGTTGAATTTGTTCTCAAGCAAGAAAATGATGTCTGA
- the LOC116211960 gene encoding uncharacterized protein LOC116211960 isoform X1, giving the protein MVGTVASLSFLLLCFIYGFPSSSAEKPTVGLTYSGGKIITEPVTVSLLWFGAEWRGSDKETVRNAINSLTSMRYDSDLSYEVPTLGNWWDVIRQYRDRSNFPVTDTVSVGPECSYTGPHVNLTLSQVTEIGKAAFNRTSVDGFGSLTCNQFFHVDENSFYHVLFSNTVTFLEGTEQRKFTDMCSGNFPVEVTKDQPVSVLWARAPMEADDQCSVLLHGSLYKGPPNGNEKVDSLVGNLLGKIAEEVTNQDGRGWTSSDGNGFSVSSLCTSQFEMRSTGPPLYVDINGSFSFNAIGLNGRRYILPYIWDQNIRNCALKLSEACTTNLVILKQPSSYMRVGVGVNRSDGLQPYLPNQQCKWKIDIPKAKFLSFNVHYFSIAPDSDDLLQVCPSDSSDHDGCTVISTATKDLFTKFKLMGSEAYVKFVSGDSVSFESRGWELKYTAGLCSGNEDIYNSYGLIGYDTSNGMSYVRGLNCRWLLHGKPGTGVSLTFTRINISKDLDFIAIFSSTSREIVNFTGSYNGSNLPQVNLTGKVTIMFNTQTEEGDGWSANYYLSSPGKPSNRALLFVLVFVLVAMAVSFSIGVVVLALLQRRRGRKRNLTPLDPNESFVLVGSDFLREENRIGQGHSAVVYRAVLADGRSVAVKSLKDTESRMEPEEEILLKSSSHPNIVSLLGSSRDELPGRSMVFELMGRGSLSYNLRKKGETLSWEQRLEIALQISSAIQMLHMYMKPPVFHGNITSDNILLDEFCNAKLGGFGSARYCNAVEITDGEEDTSETAEDMWSFGILLLELLAGEPLLNRNDYRNFGSLKEMNEIMGDQEFVDQRLGLPSDDCKIVALTKFGDIAKWCVSGILRVDDENPKIGDVVSGLQQVKQLFHSASR; this is encoded by the exons ATGGTAGGAACTGTAGCCTCTCTCTCATTCCTCCTATTATGTTTCATTTACGGGTTTCCTTCATCGAGTGCTGAGAAACCCACCGTTGGGCTCACCTACAGTGGTGGGAAGATTATCACCGAACCAGTCACTGTTTCTCTTCTGTGGTTTGGGGCTGAATGGCGAGGATCTGACAAAGAAACCGTACGAAATGCCATCAATTCATTAACTTCAATGAGGTATGACTCAGATCTGAGCTATGAAGTGCCCACTCTCGGGAACTGGTGGGATGTCATCAGACAGTACAGGGACCGCTCCAATTTTCCGGTGACTGATACAGTGAGTGTGGGTCCTGAATGCTCCTACACAGGCCCTCATGTCAACTTGACTCTATCCCAAGTGACCGAGATCGGGAAAGCAGCTTTCAACAGAACTTCCGTAGACGGGTTTGGGAGCTTGACCTGCAATCAGTTTTTCCATGTGGATGAAAACAGTTTTTACCATGTTCTCTTCTCCAATACTGTGACCTTCCTTGAAGGAACTGAGCAGAGAAAGTTCACCGACATGTGCAGCGGGAACTTCCCAGTGGAGGTAACTAAGGATCAGCCAGTTTCCGTGCTTTGGGCAAGGGCTCCAATGGAAGCAGATGATCAGTGCTCAGTGCTCCTCCATGGTAGCCTCTACAAGGGCCCACCAAATGGAAATGAGAAGGTGGACAGCTTGGTGGGTAACTTGCTGGGGAAGATTGCTGAGGAGGTTACTAACCAAGATGGAAGAGGATGGACTAGCAGTGATGGGAATGGATTCTCAGTTAGCAGCTTGTGTACGTCTCAATTCGAGATGAGAAGCACTGGTCCCCCCCTCTATGTAGATATAAATGGAAGTTTCAGTTTTAATGCCATTGGTCTAAACGGCCGTAGATACATATTACCATACATTTGGGATCAGAACATCAGGAACTGTGCCCTCAAACTCTCAG AAGCATGTACTACTAACTTGGTCATCCTTAAACAGCCTAGCAGTTACATGCGTGTGGGAGTCGGAGTAAACCGCAGCGACGGTCTGCAGCCCTATCTCCCAAATCAGCAGTGCAAGTGGAAGATTGATATCCCAAAAGCAAAGTTCTTGAGTTTTAATGTCCACTACTTCTCCATTGCACCAGATAGCGATGATTTGCTCCAGGTTTGCCCGTCAGATTCGAGCGATCATGATGGATGCACTGTGATAAGTACGGCCACTAAAGATCTATTTACCAAATTCAAGCTGATGGGTTCGGAGGCTTACGTGAAGTTCGTTAGTGGTGACTCCGTCTCCTTTGAATCAAGAGGGTGGGAGCTGAAGTACACCGCAG GACTTTGTTCTGGGAACGAAGACATCTATAACTCATATGGGCTCATCGGGTACGATACATCCAATGGCATGTCGTATGTACGAGGACTTAACTGTCGCTGGCTCCTCCATGGTAAACCCGGCACTGGTGTCTCCTTAACCTTTACCCGGATCAACATCTCGAAAGATTTGGATTTCATTGCTATTTTCAGCAGTACGAGTAGGGAAATAGTTAACTTCACTGGCTCCTACAATGGCTCAAATCTTCCACAGGTCAACTTGACGGGAAAGGTCACGATCATGTTTAATACCCAGACAGAAGAAGGAGACGGATGGTCGGCGAATTATTATTTGTCTTCCCCTGGGAAACCGAGCAACAGAGCATTACTTTTCGTTTTAGTTTTTGTATTAGTGGCAATGGCAGTAAGCTTCTCAATTGGTGTTGTTGTGCTTGCTCTACTTCAAAGGAGGaggggaagaaaaaggaaccTAACTCCGCTAGATCCTAATGAGAGCTTTGTACTTGTCGGAAGCGATTTCTTGAGAGAAGAGAATCGCATCGGCCAGGGGCATTCTGCAGTTGTTTATAGAGCAGTTCTTGCAGATGGAAGATCGGTAGCAGTTAAGTCCTTAAAAGATACAGAATCTCGAATGGAGCCAGAAGAAGAGATTCTGCTCAAATCATCGTCTCACCCAAACATTGTGTCCTTGCTCGGTTCATCGAGAGATGAGTTACCAGGCCGATCCATGGTGTTCGAGTTGATGGGCCGGGGAAGTCTGAGCTACAACTtaagaaagaaaggagaaaCATTAAGTTGGGAACAGAGGCTAGAGATCGCGTTGCAGATATCCTCGGCAATTCAGATGCTGCACATGTACATGAAACCCCCTGTGTTTCACGGAAACATAACATCAGACAACATTTTGCTCGATGAGTTTTGTAATGCAAAATTGGGAGGTTTCGGGTCTGCCAGATATTGTAATGCTGTTGAAATAACGGATGGGGAGGAAGATACATCCGAGACAGCTGAAGATATGTGGAGTTTCGGGATATTGCTGCTGGAGCTTTTAGCCGGCGAGCCTCTCCTGAACAGGAATGACTACAGAAACTTTGGGAGCCTCAAAGAGATGAATGAGATCATGGGCGATCAAGAATTCGTCGACCAAAGACTGGGACTTCCGAGTGATGACTGCAAGATCGTGGCTCTGACAAAATTCGGGGATATCGCAAAATGGTGTGTAAGCGGAATTTTAAGAGTTGACGATGAGAATCCGAAGATTGGCGATGTGGTGTCGGGTCTGCAGCAAGTGAAGCAACTCTTCCACTCTGCTTCAAGATAA
- the LOC116211960 gene encoding receptor-like protein kinase 7 isoform X2, with protein sequence MRYDSDLSYEVPTLGNWWDVIRQYRDRSNFPVTDTVSVGPECSYTGPHVNLTLSQVTEIGKAAFNRTSVDGFGSLTCNQFFHVDENSFYHVLFSNTVTFLEGTEQRKFTDMCSGNFPVEVTKDQPVSVLWARAPMEADDQCSVLLHGSLYKGPPNGNEKVDSLVGNLLGKIAEEVTNQDGRGWTSSDGNGFSVSSLCTSQFEMRSTGPPLYVDINGSFSFNAIGLNGRRYILPYIWDQNIRNCALKLSEACTTNLVILKQPSSYMRVGVGVNRSDGLQPYLPNQQCKWKIDIPKAKFLSFNVHYFSIAPDSDDLLQVCPSDSSDHDGCTVISTATKDLFTKFKLMGSEAYVKFVSGDSVSFESRGWELKYTAGLCSGNEDIYNSYGLIGYDTSNGMSYVRGLNCRWLLHGKPGTGVSLTFTRINISKDLDFIAIFSSTSREIVNFTGSYNGSNLPQVNLTGKVTIMFNTQTEEGDGWSANYYLSSPGKPSNRALLFVLVFVLVAMAVSFSIGVVVLALLQRRRGRKRNLTPLDPNESFVLVGSDFLREENRIGQGHSAVVYRAVLADGRSVAVKSLKDTESRMEPEEEILLKSSSHPNIVSLLGSSRDELPGRSMVFELMGRGSLSYNLRKKGETLSWEQRLEIALQISSAIQMLHMYMKPPVFHGNITSDNILLDEFCNAKLGGFGSARYCNAVEITDGEEDTSETAEDMWSFGILLLELLAGEPLLNRNDYRNFGSLKEMNEIMGDQEFVDQRLGLPSDDCKIVALTKFGDIAKWCVSGILRVDDENPKIGDVVSGLQQVKQLFHSASR encoded by the exons ATGAGGTATGACTCAGATCTGAGCTATGAAGTGCCCACTCTCGGGAACTGGTGGGATGTCATCAGACAGTACAGGGACCGCTCCAATTTTCCGGTGACTGATACAGTGAGTGTGGGTCCTGAATGCTCCTACACAGGCCCTCATGTCAACTTGACTCTATCCCAAGTGACCGAGATCGGGAAAGCAGCTTTCAACAGAACTTCCGTAGACGGGTTTGGGAGCTTGACCTGCAATCAGTTTTTCCATGTGGATGAAAACAGTTTTTACCATGTTCTCTTCTCCAATACTGTGACCTTCCTTGAAGGAACTGAGCAGAGAAAGTTCACCGACATGTGCAGCGGGAACTTCCCAGTGGAGGTAACTAAGGATCAGCCAGTTTCCGTGCTTTGGGCAAGGGCTCCAATGGAAGCAGATGATCAGTGCTCAGTGCTCCTCCATGGTAGCCTCTACAAGGGCCCACCAAATGGAAATGAGAAGGTGGACAGCTTGGTGGGTAACTTGCTGGGGAAGATTGCTGAGGAGGTTACTAACCAAGATGGAAGAGGATGGACTAGCAGTGATGGGAATGGATTCTCAGTTAGCAGCTTGTGTACGTCTCAATTCGAGATGAGAAGCACTGGTCCCCCCCTCTATGTAGATATAAATGGAAGTTTCAGTTTTAATGCCATTGGTCTAAACGGCCGTAGATACATATTACCATACATTTGGGATCAGAACATCAGGAACTGTGCCCTCAAACTCTCAG AAGCATGTACTACTAACTTGGTCATCCTTAAACAGCCTAGCAGTTACATGCGTGTGGGAGTCGGAGTAAACCGCAGCGACGGTCTGCAGCCCTATCTCCCAAATCAGCAGTGCAAGTGGAAGATTGATATCCCAAAAGCAAAGTTCTTGAGTTTTAATGTCCACTACTTCTCCATTGCACCAGATAGCGATGATTTGCTCCAGGTTTGCCCGTCAGATTCGAGCGATCATGATGGATGCACTGTGATAAGTACGGCCACTAAAGATCTATTTACCAAATTCAAGCTGATGGGTTCGGAGGCTTACGTGAAGTTCGTTAGTGGTGACTCCGTCTCCTTTGAATCAAGAGGGTGGGAGCTGAAGTACACCGCAG GACTTTGTTCTGGGAACGAAGACATCTATAACTCATATGGGCTCATCGGGTACGATACATCCAATGGCATGTCGTATGTACGAGGACTTAACTGTCGCTGGCTCCTCCATGGTAAACCCGGCACTGGTGTCTCCTTAACCTTTACCCGGATCAACATCTCGAAAGATTTGGATTTCATTGCTATTTTCAGCAGTACGAGTAGGGAAATAGTTAACTTCACTGGCTCCTACAATGGCTCAAATCTTCCACAGGTCAACTTGACGGGAAAGGTCACGATCATGTTTAATACCCAGACAGAAGAAGGAGACGGATGGTCGGCGAATTATTATTTGTCTTCCCCTGGGAAACCGAGCAACAGAGCATTACTTTTCGTTTTAGTTTTTGTATTAGTGGCAATGGCAGTAAGCTTCTCAATTGGTGTTGTTGTGCTTGCTCTACTTCAAAGGAGGaggggaagaaaaaggaaccTAACTCCGCTAGATCCTAATGAGAGCTTTGTACTTGTCGGAAGCGATTTCTTGAGAGAAGAGAATCGCATCGGCCAGGGGCATTCTGCAGTTGTTTATAGAGCAGTTCTTGCAGATGGAAGATCGGTAGCAGTTAAGTCCTTAAAAGATACAGAATCTCGAATGGAGCCAGAAGAAGAGATTCTGCTCAAATCATCGTCTCACCCAAACATTGTGTCCTTGCTCGGTTCATCGAGAGATGAGTTACCAGGCCGATCCATGGTGTTCGAGTTGATGGGCCGGGGAAGTCTGAGCTACAACTtaagaaagaaaggagaaaCATTAAGTTGGGAACAGAGGCTAGAGATCGCGTTGCAGATATCCTCGGCAATTCAGATGCTGCACATGTACATGAAACCCCCTGTGTTTCACGGAAACATAACATCAGACAACATTTTGCTCGATGAGTTTTGTAATGCAAAATTGGGAGGTTTCGGGTCTGCCAGATATTGTAATGCTGTTGAAATAACGGATGGGGAGGAAGATACATCCGAGACAGCTGAAGATATGTGGAGTTTCGGGATATTGCTGCTGGAGCTTTTAGCCGGCGAGCCTCTCCTGAACAGGAATGACTACAGAAACTTTGGGAGCCTCAAAGAGATGAATGAGATCATGGGCGATCAAGAATTCGTCGACCAAAGACTGGGACTTCCGAGTGATGACTGCAAGATCGTGGCTCTGACAAAATTCGGGGATATCGCAAAATGGTGTGTAAGCGGAATTTTAAGAGTTGACGATGAGAATCCGAAGATTGGCGATGTGGTGTCGGGTCTGCAGCAAGTGAAGCAACTCTTCCACTCTGCTTCAAGATAA
- the LOC116211960 gene encoding probable LRR receptor-like serine/threonine-protein kinase At1g06840 isoform X3, whose protein sequence is MCSGNFPVEVTKDQPVSVLWARAPMEADDQCSVLLHGSLYKGPPNGNEKVDSLVGNLLGKIAEEVTNQDGRGWTSSDGNGFSVSSLCTSQFEMRSTGPPLYVDINGSFSFNAIGLNGRRYILPYIWDQNIRNCALKLSEACTTNLVILKQPSSYMRVGVGVNRSDGLQPYLPNQQCKWKIDIPKAKFLSFNVHYFSIAPDSDDLLQVCPSDSSDHDGCTVISTATKDLFTKFKLMGSEAYVKFVSGDSVSFESRGWELKYTAGLCSGNEDIYNSYGLIGYDTSNGMSYVRGLNCRWLLHGKPGTGVSLTFTRINISKDLDFIAIFSSTSREIVNFTGSYNGSNLPQVNLTGKVTIMFNTQTEEGDGWSANYYLSSPGKPSNRALLFVLVFVLVAMAVSFSIGVVVLALLQRRRGRKRNLTPLDPNESFVLVGSDFLREENRIGQGHSAVVYRAVLADGRSVAVKSLKDTESRMEPEEEILLKSSSHPNIVSLLGSSRDELPGRSMVFELMGRGSLSYNLRKKGETLSWEQRLEIALQISSAIQMLHMYMKPPVFHGNITSDNILLDEFCNAKLGGFGSARYCNAVEITDGEEDTSETAEDMWSFGILLLELLAGEPLLNRNDYRNFGSLKEMNEIMGDQEFVDQRLGLPSDDCKIVALTKFGDIAKWCVSGILRVDDENPKIGDVVSGLQQVKQLFHSASR, encoded by the exons ATGTGCAGCGGGAACTTCCCAGTGGAGGTAACTAAGGATCAGCCAGTTTCCGTGCTTTGGGCAAGGGCTCCAATGGAAGCAGATGATCAGTGCTCAGTGCTCCTCCATGGTAGCCTCTACAAGGGCCCACCAAATGGAAATGAGAAGGTGGACAGCTTGGTGGGTAACTTGCTGGGGAAGATTGCTGAGGAGGTTACTAACCAAGATGGAAGAGGATGGACTAGCAGTGATGGGAATGGATTCTCAGTTAGCAGCTTGTGTACGTCTCAATTCGAGATGAGAAGCACTGGTCCCCCCCTCTATGTAGATATAAATGGAAGTTTCAGTTTTAATGCCATTGGTCTAAACGGCCGTAGATACATATTACCATACATTTGGGATCAGAACATCAGGAACTGTGCCCTCAAACTCTCAG AAGCATGTACTACTAACTTGGTCATCCTTAAACAGCCTAGCAGTTACATGCGTGTGGGAGTCGGAGTAAACCGCAGCGACGGTCTGCAGCCCTATCTCCCAAATCAGCAGTGCAAGTGGAAGATTGATATCCCAAAAGCAAAGTTCTTGAGTTTTAATGTCCACTACTTCTCCATTGCACCAGATAGCGATGATTTGCTCCAGGTTTGCCCGTCAGATTCGAGCGATCATGATGGATGCACTGTGATAAGTACGGCCACTAAAGATCTATTTACCAAATTCAAGCTGATGGGTTCGGAGGCTTACGTGAAGTTCGTTAGTGGTGACTCCGTCTCCTTTGAATCAAGAGGGTGGGAGCTGAAGTACACCGCAG GACTTTGTTCTGGGAACGAAGACATCTATAACTCATATGGGCTCATCGGGTACGATACATCCAATGGCATGTCGTATGTACGAGGACTTAACTGTCGCTGGCTCCTCCATGGTAAACCCGGCACTGGTGTCTCCTTAACCTTTACCCGGATCAACATCTCGAAAGATTTGGATTTCATTGCTATTTTCAGCAGTACGAGTAGGGAAATAGTTAACTTCACTGGCTCCTACAATGGCTCAAATCTTCCACAGGTCAACTTGACGGGAAAGGTCACGATCATGTTTAATACCCAGACAGAAGAAGGAGACGGATGGTCGGCGAATTATTATTTGTCTTCCCCTGGGAAACCGAGCAACAGAGCATTACTTTTCGTTTTAGTTTTTGTATTAGTGGCAATGGCAGTAAGCTTCTCAATTGGTGTTGTTGTGCTTGCTCTACTTCAAAGGAGGaggggaagaaaaaggaaccTAACTCCGCTAGATCCTAATGAGAGCTTTGTACTTGTCGGAAGCGATTTCTTGAGAGAAGAGAATCGCATCGGCCAGGGGCATTCTGCAGTTGTTTATAGAGCAGTTCTTGCAGATGGAAGATCGGTAGCAGTTAAGTCCTTAAAAGATACAGAATCTCGAATGGAGCCAGAAGAAGAGATTCTGCTCAAATCATCGTCTCACCCAAACATTGTGTCCTTGCTCGGTTCATCGAGAGATGAGTTACCAGGCCGATCCATGGTGTTCGAGTTGATGGGCCGGGGAAGTCTGAGCTACAACTtaagaaagaaaggagaaaCATTAAGTTGGGAACAGAGGCTAGAGATCGCGTTGCAGATATCCTCGGCAATTCAGATGCTGCACATGTACATGAAACCCCCTGTGTTTCACGGAAACATAACATCAGACAACATTTTGCTCGATGAGTTTTGTAATGCAAAATTGGGAGGTTTCGGGTCTGCCAGATATTGTAATGCTGTTGAAATAACGGATGGGGAGGAAGATACATCCGAGACAGCTGAAGATATGTGGAGTTTCGGGATATTGCTGCTGGAGCTTTTAGCCGGCGAGCCTCTCCTGAACAGGAATGACTACAGAAACTTTGGGAGCCTCAAAGAGATGAATGAGATCATGGGCGATCAAGAATTCGTCGACCAAAGACTGGGACTTCCGAGTGATGACTGCAAGATCGTGGCTCTGACAAAATTCGGGGATATCGCAAAATGGTGTGTAAGCGGAATTTTAAGAGTTGACGATGAGAATCCGAAGATTGGCGATGTGGTGTCGGGTCTGCAGCAAGTGAAGCAACTCTTCCACTCTGCTTCAAGATAA